One region of Catenuloplanes indicus genomic DNA includes:
- a CDS encoding CU044_2847 family protein, which produces MTETRIVPLVLPDGTEILAEVAVAGTGGDARAAGALSLEDIRGQIATIGAFFADTVKRSLPDPPDRFGIDFGLKLAVESKGLVSVLAKASGEATVTVRLEWDRAEVTDGDPHA; this is translated from the coding sequence GTGACCGAGACCCGGATCGTCCCGCTGGTGCTGCCCGACGGCACCGAGATTCTCGCCGAGGTGGCCGTGGCCGGGACCGGCGGGGACGCGCGTGCGGCCGGCGCACTGTCGCTGGAGGACATTCGCGGGCAGATCGCCACCATCGGCGCGTTCTTCGCCGACACCGTCAAGCGGTCGCTGCCGGATCCGCCGGACCGGTTCGGCATCGACTTCGGGCTGAAGCTGGCCGTGGAGAGCAAGGGCCTGGTCAGCGTGCTGGCCAAGGCGTCCGGCGAGGCGACCGTCACGGTCCGCCTGGAGTGGGACCGCGCCGAGGTCACGGACGGTGACCCCCATGCATGA
- a CDS encoding SAM-dependent methyltransferase produces MPPLELNTDVAHSARIYDFLLGGKDNFEADRKAAEAIMKASPSLPISMRANRDYMVRVARHLASEHGIRQFLDIGTGLPTSPNLHEVVQEIAPESRIVYVDNDPLVLAHARALLTSHDAGATAYIDADLRDVPAILGSAQLRDTLDLTRPVAISLIAVLQFVTDEAEAHAILDELIAAVPAGSALAISTVTANSLQAVGAAASYKARGIPAKPRTDDEVRALFRGLELAEPGVVPVHRWRPEPGTDPAADDVHVQMTGGLALKR; encoded by the coding sequence GTGCCGCCGCTTGAGTTGAACACGGATGTTGCCCACTCCGCCCGGATCTATGACTTCCTGCTGGGCGGGAAGGACAACTTCGAGGCCGACCGCAAGGCGGCCGAGGCGATCATGAAGGCGTCGCCGAGCCTGCCGATCTCGATGCGGGCGAACCGGGACTACATGGTCCGCGTCGCCCGGCACCTGGCGAGCGAGCACGGCATCCGCCAGTTCCTGGACATCGGCACCGGGCTGCCGACCTCGCCGAACCTGCACGAGGTGGTGCAGGAGATCGCGCCGGAGTCACGGATCGTCTACGTGGACAACGACCCGCTGGTGCTCGCGCACGCCCGCGCGCTGCTGACCTCGCACGACGCCGGCGCGACCGCCTACATCGACGCGGACCTGCGGGACGTGCCGGCCATCCTCGGGTCGGCGCAGCTGCGCGACACGCTGGACCTGACGCGGCCGGTCGCGATCAGCCTGATCGCGGTGCTGCAGTTCGTCACCGACGAGGCGGAGGCGCACGCGATCCTCGACGAGTTGATCGCGGCGGTCCCGGCCGGCAGCGCGCTGGCGATCTCCACGGTCACGGCGAACAGTCTGCAGGCGGTCGGCGCGGCCGCGAGCTACAAGGCGCGCGGCATCCCGGCGAAGCCGCGCACGGACGACGAGGTGCGCGCGCTGTTCCGTGGGCTGGAGCTGGCCGAGCCGGGCGTGGTCCCGGTGCACCGCTGGCGCCCGGAGCCGGGCACCGACCCGGCGGCCGACGACGTCCACGTGCAGATGACCGGCGGTCTCGCGCTCAAGCGCTGA
- a CDS encoding beta-galactosidase codes for MKILFGGDYNPEQWPEEVWKEDYRLFDLAAIDTVTLGVFTWGLTQPAEDVYDFTVLDAVVGRAAAEGRTICLATGTGAHPAWMARAYPEVTRVDFEGRRHAYGTRHHSCPSSPAFRRFSALVAGRIAERYGDVVTAWHVGNEYGGACYCGLCAAGFRDWLRARHGSLDALNDAWYTRFWSHTFGDWDEIEPPSALTEHWRGPDHTAFQGITLDYRRFMSDAMLANFRDEKAAVRAFSDAPVTTNFMGMYQPIDYHRWASDLDFVSWDNYPPDDVSYARMAFTHDLMRGLKGGAPFWLMEQTPSITASRAVNPVKRPGVMRSWSWQAVAHGADAVLFFQMRASRGACEKYHGAVIGHAGRDDTRVFREVAALGAELRDLGGLTVGARTPARVALLFDWDSWWALEMTDGLNRHLRYPEIVLAYHRAVWSAGADLDAVPVTADLGGYDVVLAPALHLLKGDLAARLAEVAARGGTVITTFLSGLVDEHARAYLGDPPLTSLLGVRVDEWDAREPAVVNPVSFADGTAVDARLHFDLITPLTAAVEGTYGADFYAGTAAVTRNEYGGGAAWYVGTVLAQPGVDALVRRALDRHGLAGPYPDVPDLEVAHRVTAGGVPLMFLLNHRDEPVEVVADRDATDLLTGTPVTRGAPLRLAPRDVLILR; via the coding sequence GTGAAGATCCTGTTCGGTGGCGACTACAACCCGGAGCAGTGGCCGGAAGAGGTGTGGAAGGAGGACTACCGGCTGTTCGACCTCGCGGCGATCGACACGGTCACGCTGGGCGTGTTCACCTGGGGGCTGACCCAGCCGGCCGAGGACGTCTACGACTTCACCGTGCTCGACGCCGTGGTCGGGCGCGCGGCCGCCGAGGGCCGCACGATCTGCCTGGCCACCGGCACCGGCGCGCACCCGGCGTGGATGGCCCGCGCCTACCCGGAGGTGACGCGCGTGGACTTCGAGGGGCGGCGGCACGCGTACGGCACCCGGCACCACTCCTGTCCCTCCTCCCCCGCGTTCCGCCGGTTCTCCGCGCTGGTCGCCGGGAGGATCGCGGAACGGTACGGCGACGTGGTCACCGCGTGGCACGTGGGCAACGAGTACGGCGGCGCCTGCTATTGCGGGCTGTGCGCGGCGGGGTTCCGGGACTGGCTGCGCGCCCGCCACGGCAGCCTGGACGCGCTCAACGACGCCTGGTACACCCGATTCTGGTCGCACACGTTCGGCGACTGGGACGAGATCGAGCCGCCGAGCGCGCTGACCGAGCACTGGCGCGGGCCGGACCACACCGCGTTCCAGGGGATCACGCTCGACTACCGCCGGTTCATGTCGGACGCGATGCTGGCGAACTTCCGCGACGAGAAGGCTGCGGTGCGGGCGTTCTCCGACGCGCCGGTGACCACCAACTTCATGGGCATGTACCAGCCGATCGACTATCACCGGTGGGCATCGGACCTGGACTTCGTGTCCTGGGACAACTATCCGCCGGACGATGTGTCGTACGCGCGGATGGCGTTCACCCACGACCTGATGCGCGGGCTGAAGGGCGGGGCGCCGTTCTGGCTGATGGAGCAGACGCCGTCGATCACCGCGTCCCGCGCGGTCAACCCGGTCAAGCGGCCCGGCGTGATGCGGTCGTGGAGCTGGCAGGCGGTCGCGCACGGCGCGGACGCGGTGCTGTTCTTCCAGATGCGGGCGAGCCGGGGCGCGTGCGAGAAGTACCACGGCGCCGTGATCGGGCACGCCGGGCGGGACGACACGCGGGTGTTCCGGGAGGTCGCGGCGCTCGGCGCGGAACTGCGCGACCTAGGCGGTCTCACGGTCGGCGCGCGCACGCCGGCCCGGGTCGCGCTGCTGTTCGACTGGGACAGCTGGTGGGCGCTGGAGATGACCGACGGGCTGAATCGGCACCTGCGTTACCCGGAGATCGTGCTGGCGTACCACCGGGCGGTCTGGTCGGCCGGTGCCGACCTGGACGCGGTCCCGGTGACCGCGGACCTGGGCGGCTACGACGTGGTCCTCGCGCCGGCGCTGCACCTGCTCAAGGGCGACCTGGCGGCGCGGCTGGCCGAGGTGGCCGCGCGCGGCGGGACGGTGATCACCACGTTCCTGTCCGGTCTGGTGGATGAGCACGCCCGCGCGTACCTCGGTGATCCGCCGTTGACCTCGCTGCTGGGGGTGCGCGTGGACGAGTGGGACGCGCGCGAGCCCGCCGTGGTCAACCCGGTCTCGTTCGCGGACGGCACGGCGGTGGACGCACGGCTGCACTTCGACCTGATCACGCCGCTGACAGCGGCGGTGGAGGGCACGTACGGCGCGGACTTCTACGCCGGGACGGCCGCGGTGACCCGCAACGAGTACGGCGGCGGTGCGGCCTGGTACGTGGGCACCGTGCTGGCACAGCCCGGGGTGGACGCGCTGGTGCGGCGCGCGCTGGACCGGCACGGCCTGGCCGGGCCGTACCCGGACGTGCCGGACCTGGAGGTGGCGCACCGGGTGACGGCGGGCGGCGTACCGCTGATGTTCCTCCTGAACCACCGCGACGAGCCGGTGGAGGTCGTCGCGGACCGGGACGCCACGGATCTGCTGACCGGCACGCCGGTCACGCGTGGTGCGCCGCTCCGGCTCGCACCACGCGACGTGCTGATCCTGCGCTGA
- a CDS encoding ABC transporter substrate-binding protein produces MKRAIASLAALALLAACGSSPEESNLDENRVGAMADYAIGAQFKATEPITFDMLYSDHPNYPIKNDWLFWQELTKRTNITITPSVVPASDYNQKRGLVVSAGDAPFIIPKVYPPQEQPFVASGAILPVSDYLDLMPHFKDKIAKWKLEPQIDNLRLADGKFYVLPGLHENVWQDYTLAVRTDVLQELGLQPPKTWDQLYTTLKAMKARYPDSYPFSDRFAVPDPGGNLLNMLALAYGTQAGWGYNTGTWDGQKYVLTGAMPQYRDMLTYLHKLVAEGLLDPESFTQTDDQAKQKVAAGKALVISTNAQNLINDYRPLLKNGATMAKIPFLSGPTGEVKNWIRRESGIMISAKARESKNFVALMQFVDWLFYSDAGQEFAKWGVEGVTFTRDASGKRVLTKNVDFVGLNKGAPKHLQKDFGFSGGNFAYGGSTELLRSTFSAEEQAFQATMDAKTSIPVPPPAPLTDSEREQATLWETPLKDYVTQQTLRFILGQRDLAEWDAYVAELNAKNGQAYIDLVNKARTRYTDKNG; encoded by the coding sequence ATGAAACGAGCAATAGCGTCACTGGCGGCACTCGCTCTCCTCGCCGCCTGTGGATCATCGCCGGAGGAGAGCAACCTCGACGAGAACCGTGTGGGCGCGATGGCGGACTACGCGATCGGCGCGCAGTTCAAGGCCACCGAGCCGATCACGTTCGACATGCTCTACAGCGACCACCCGAACTATCCGATCAAGAACGACTGGCTGTTCTGGCAGGAGCTGACCAAGCGCACCAACATCACGATCACGCCGTCCGTGGTGCCGGCCAGCGACTACAACCAGAAGCGCGGCCTGGTGGTCTCCGCCGGTGACGCGCCGTTCATCATCCCGAAGGTCTACCCGCCGCAGGAGCAGCCGTTCGTGGCGTCCGGCGCGATCCTGCCGGTCAGCGACTACCTCGACCTGATGCCGCACTTCAAGGACAAGATCGCGAAGTGGAAGCTGGAGCCGCAGATCGACAACCTGCGGCTGGCGGACGGCAAGTTCTACGTGCTGCCCGGCCTGCACGAGAACGTCTGGCAGGACTACACGCTCGCGGTGCGCACCGACGTGCTGCAGGAGCTGGGCCTGCAACCGCCGAAGACCTGGGACCAGCTGTACACCACGCTGAAGGCGATGAAGGCGCGGTACCCGGACTCGTACCCGTTCTCCGACCGGTTCGCGGTCCCGGACCCGGGCGGCAACCTGCTCAACATGCTGGCGCTGGCCTACGGCACACAGGCCGGCTGGGGCTACAACACCGGCACCTGGGACGGGCAGAAGTACGTGCTCACCGGCGCCATGCCGCAGTACCGGGACATGCTCACCTACCTGCACAAGCTGGTGGCCGAGGGGCTGCTCGACCCGGAGAGCTTCACGCAGACCGACGACCAGGCCAAGCAGAAGGTCGCCGCCGGCAAGGCGCTGGTGATCAGCACGAACGCGCAGAACCTGATCAACGACTACCGGCCGCTGCTGAAGAACGGCGCCACGATGGCGAAGATCCCGTTCCTGTCCGGGCCGACCGGCGAGGTGAAGAACTGGATCCGCCGGGAGAGCGGCATCATGATCTCGGCGAAGGCGCGCGAGTCGAAGAACTTCGTGGCGCTGATGCAGTTCGTCGACTGGCTGTTCTACTCCGACGCCGGCCAGGAGTTCGCGAAGTGGGGCGTGGAGGGCGTCACGTTCACCCGGGACGCGTCGGGCAAGCGGGTGCTCACGAAGAACGTCGACTTCGTCGGCCTGAACAAGGGCGCGCCGAAGCACCTGCAGAAGGACTTCGGCTTCTCCGGCGGCAATTTCGCCTACGGCGGCAGCACCGAGCTGCTGCGCTCCACGTTCTCCGCGGAGGAGCAGGCGTTCCAGGCCACGATGGACGCGAAGACCTCGATCCCGGTGCCGCCGCCGGCGCCGCTGACCGACTCCGAGCGCGAGCAGGCCACGCTCTGGGAGACGCCGTTGAAGGACTACGTCACCCAGCAGACGCTGCGCTTCATCCTCGGCCAGCGGGACCTGGCCGAATGGGACGCCTACGTCGCCGAGCTGAACGCGAAGAACGGGCAGGCCTACATCGACCTGGTGAACAAGGCCCGGACCCGGTACACGGACAAGAACGGGTGA
- a CDS encoding carbohydrate ABC transporter permease, with protein sequence MTGRKVFNVINAVVLSAVVVVTLYPFLNIVARSLSSEEEIIAGRVTLLPRGFDLTTYRLVMSDDLFWTNYRNTVVYTVVATIISIVLTTCYAYVLSKHHLRGRGVLVGIAVFTMFFSGGLIPNYVLVSGLGLRNTIWAVVLPNAINVFNLLVMKAFFESLPVELEEQAAVDGLGTYGILLRIVLPLSKAIVATMLLFYAVAYWNSWFTAFLYLDRADLFPVTVYLRNLIAGATDATSTGSVDTNVAQVAANIKAVTMVLTVVPILTVYPFVQRYFVSGVMLGAVKG encoded by the coding sequence GTGACCGGCCGCAAAGTCTTCAACGTCATCAACGCGGTCGTGCTGAGCGCGGTCGTGGTGGTGACGCTCTACCCGTTCCTCAACATCGTGGCGCGGTCGCTGTCCAGCGAGGAGGAGATCATCGCCGGGCGGGTGACGCTGCTGCCTCGCGGGTTCGACCTCACCACGTACCGGCTGGTCATGTCCGATGATCTTTTCTGGACCAACTACCGGAACACGGTGGTCTACACCGTGGTCGCCACGATCATCTCGATCGTGCTGACCACCTGCTACGCGTACGTGCTGTCCAAGCACCACCTCCGCGGGCGCGGCGTGCTGGTCGGGATCGCGGTGTTCACCATGTTCTTCTCCGGCGGGCTGATCCCCAACTATGTGCTGGTCTCCGGGCTGGGCCTGCGCAACACCATCTGGGCCGTGGTGCTGCCGAACGCGATCAACGTGTTCAACCTGCTGGTGATGAAGGCGTTCTTCGAGAGCCTGCCGGTCGAGCTGGAGGAGCAGGCCGCGGTCGACGGGCTCGGCACGTACGGCATCCTGCTGCGGATCGTGTTGCCGCTGTCGAAGGCGATCGTCGCCACCATGCTGCTGTTCTACGCGGTCGCCTACTGGAACTCGTGGTTCACCGCGTTCCTCTACCTGGACCGGGCCGATCTGTTCCCGGTCACCGTCTACCTGCGGAACCTGATCGCGGGCGCGACGGACGCCACCTCCACCGGCAGCGTCGACACGAACGTGGCGCAGGTCGCGGCGAACATCAAGGCCGTGACCATGGTGCTGACGGTCGTGCCGATCCTGACGGTCTACCCCTTCGTCCAGCGCTACTTCGTCTCCGGGGTCATGCTCGGCGCCGTCAAGGGCTGA
- a CDS encoding ABC transporter permease, protein MVTLTKAPPTAPAAPPKRARRRLSQDWQLYSLAVLPLLFFAVFRYAPMVGNVIAFRRFRPGGSMFGDDWVGLRYVRMFLADPTFWQVFTNTLIIGALTLIVCFPLPIVLALLLNEVRIKRLKGFVQSVSYLPHFLSVVIVAGMVGQLLSVDGTVNALAGTEIPFLQRPEWFRTIYVSSEVWQTVGWGTILYLAALTTLDEELYDAAKIDGAGRLRQTWHVTLPGIRPTMITLLILNIGTFMAVGFEKILLLYNPLTYPTADVIPTYLYRLGVVSGNFSYGAAIGLFEALIGLILVFSANTISRRTVGTSLW, encoded by the coding sequence ATGGTCACGCTGACGAAGGCGCCGCCGACGGCTCCGGCCGCACCGCCGAAGCGGGCGAGACGGCGGCTGAGCCAGGACTGGCAGCTGTACTCGCTTGCCGTACTGCCGCTGCTGTTCTTCGCGGTCTTCCGGTACGCGCCGATGGTCGGCAACGTGATCGCGTTCCGCCGGTTCCGGCCGGGCGGCAGCATGTTCGGCGACGACTGGGTGGGCCTGCGCTACGTGCGGATGTTCCTGGCCGACCCGACGTTCTGGCAGGTCTTCACGAACACGCTGATCATCGGCGCGCTCACGCTGATCGTCTGCTTCCCGCTGCCCATCGTGCTGGCGCTGCTGCTCAACGAGGTACGGATCAAGCGCCTCAAGGGGTTCGTGCAGTCGGTGTCGTACCTGCCGCACTTCCTCTCCGTGGTGATCGTGGCGGGCATGGTCGGCCAGCTGCTCTCGGTGGACGGCACGGTCAACGCGCTCGCCGGGACGGAGATCCCGTTCCTGCAGCGCCCGGAGTGGTTCCGGACGATCTACGTGTCCTCGGAGGTGTGGCAGACCGTCGGCTGGGGCACGATCCTCTACCTGGCGGCGCTGACCACGCTGGACGAGGAGCTCTACGACGCCGCGAAGATCGACGGCGCCGGCCGGCTGCGGCAGACCTGGCACGTGACGCTGCCCGGCATCCGGCCGACGATGATCACGCTGCTGATCCTGAACATCGGCACGTTCATGGCGGTCGGCTTCGAGAAGATCCTGCTGCTGTACAACCCGCTGACCTACCCGACCGCGGACGTGATACCCACGTACCTCTACCGGCTCGGCGTGGTCAGCGGGAACTTCTCCTACGGCGCCGCGATCGGCCTGTTCGAGGCGCTCATCGGGCTGATCCTGGTGTTCTCCGCGAACACGATCTCCCGCCGCACGGTAGGGACGAGTCTGTGGTGA
- a CDS encoding LacI family DNA-binding transcriptional regulator produces the protein MTQPTIAFIAEEVGVSVTTVSKVLNGHADVAAATRERVEDSLRRHQYQRRTARRAAGHIDLVFHELDSVWAMEILRGVSAVAGPDGTPVMVSHLDGQHRPDRARIDRLLTRRPLGIIMVLCAVADAQHRQLARRGIPLVIVDNDSATSARVPTVGANNWNGGLLATRHLIELGHRRIAVVTGPRDVLCSQARLAGYRFAHESSDLLVDPALVRYGDFTAEAGLTHGLRLLDRADRPTAVFAGSDMQAMGVLRAAERLGLSVPRDLSVIGYDDLPMAAWTGPALTTVNQPLREMAGAATRMLLDLARGIPVPADRIDFVTGLVVRETTGPPA, from the coding sequence ATGACCCAGCCGACCATCGCGTTCATCGCGGAAGAGGTCGGCGTCTCCGTCACCACCGTCTCCAAGGTGCTCAACGGCCACGCCGACGTGGCCGCGGCCACCCGGGAACGTGTCGAGGACAGCCTGCGCCGGCACCAGTACCAGCGCCGCACCGCTCGCCGCGCCGCCGGCCACATCGACCTGGTCTTCCACGAGCTGGACTCGGTCTGGGCGATGGAGATCCTGCGCGGCGTCAGCGCGGTCGCCGGCCCGGACGGCACCCCGGTCATGGTCTCACACCTCGACGGCCAGCACCGCCCGGACCGCGCCCGGATCGACCGGCTGCTGACCCGCCGGCCGCTCGGCATCATCATGGTGCTCTGCGCGGTCGCCGACGCCCAGCACCGGCAGCTCGCCCGCCGCGGCATCCCGCTGGTCATCGTGGACAACGACAGCGCCACCTCGGCGCGGGTACCCACGGTCGGCGCGAACAACTGGAACGGCGGCCTGCTCGCCACCCGCCACCTGATCGAACTCGGCCACCGCCGGATCGCGGTCGTCACCGGCCCGCGCGACGTGCTCTGCAGCCAGGCCCGGCTGGCCGGCTACCGCTTCGCGCACGAGTCCAGCGACCTGCTGGTCGACCCCGCGCTGGTCCGGTACGGCGACTTCACCGCCGAGGCCGGCCTCACCCACGGCCTGCGCCTGCTCGACCGCGCCGACCGGCCGACCGCGGTCTTCGCCGGATCGGACATGCAGGCGATGGGCGTGCTCCGCGCCGCCGAACGCCTCGGCCTCTCCGTGCCGCGCGACCTGTCCGTGATCGGCTACGACGACCTGCCGATGGCCGCCTGGACCGGGCCCGCGCTCACCACCGTCAACCAGCCGCTGCGCGAGATGGCCGGCGCCGCCACCCGCATGCTGCTCGACCTGGCCCGCGGCATCCCGGTCCCGGCGGACCGAATCGACTTCGTCACCGGCCTGGTGGTGCGCGAGACCACGGGACCACCGGCGTGA
- a CDS encoding acetylxylan esterase, which produces MNVEHYTADVPVPPDFDQFWATSLRRPGPVLLSVEPVPNRLRLISTFDVSFAGFGGHPIRAWYSRPSFVEDVVLPAVVEFPGYGRGRGFPHERLTWVSAGYAHLLMDVRGAGGRYGNGGDTPDPGAVPDAPWPVTWGIGSPDTYYYRRVITDAVRAVLAVRALPGVDPARVAAVGNSQGGGLALAVAGLVPDLAALLVTAPFLCDIHHCLSTVDTSPYAEISSYLAVRRDLTPAAYDTLSYMDGVTFARQAVAPACFGTGLRDNVCPPAGTYAAFNAYGGPRTDKEIHSYPFNGHEGGDTFHVAHQLEWLTARMPPEPAGAAPDLPGPRRGWPRPGAPGPPGATVQPQVNNT; this is translated from the coding sequence GTGAACGTCGAGCACTACACCGCGGACGTGCCGGTGCCACCGGACTTCGACCAGTTCTGGGCCACCTCGCTGCGTCGGCCCGGCCCGGTGCTGCTCTCCGTCGAACCGGTGCCCAACCGGCTGCGGCTGATCTCCACGTTCGACGTGTCGTTCGCCGGGTTCGGCGGGCACCCGATCCGCGCGTGGTACTCCCGGCCGTCGTTCGTCGAGGACGTGGTGCTGCCGGCCGTCGTGGAATTCCCCGGGTACGGGCGCGGGCGCGGTTTCCCGCACGAGCGGCTCACCTGGGTGTCGGCCGGGTACGCGCACCTGCTGATGGACGTGCGCGGCGCGGGCGGGCGCTACGGCAACGGGGGAGACACGCCGGACCCGGGCGCGGTGCCGGATGCGCCATGGCCGGTGACGTGGGGGATCGGCTCGCCGGACACCTACTACTACCGGCGTGTGATCACGGACGCGGTGCGGGCCGTGCTGGCGGTACGGGCACTGCCGGGCGTCGATCCGGCGCGGGTGGCGGCGGTGGGCAACAGCCAGGGCGGGGGACTGGCGCTGGCGGTCGCCGGTCTGGTGCCGGACCTGGCCGCGCTGCTGGTCACCGCGCCGTTCCTGTGCGACATCCACCACTGCCTGTCGACGGTCGACACGTCGCCGTACGCGGAAATATCGTCCTACCTCGCGGTGCGGCGGGATCTGACACCCGCCGCCTACGACACGCTGTCCTACATGGACGGCGTGACGTTCGCCCGGCAGGCCGTCGCACCCGCCTGCTTCGGCACCGGACTGCGCGACAACGTCTGCCCGCCGGCCGGCACGTACGCGGCCTTCAACGCCTACGGCGGCCCGCGCACCGACAAGGAGATCCACTCCTACCCGTTCAACGGCCACGAGGGCGGCGACACGTTCCACGTCGCCCACCAGCTGGAGTGGCTCACCGCGCGCATGCCACCGGAGCCCGCCGGGGCCGCGCCCGACCTGCCGGGACCCCGCCGGGGGTGGCCCCGGCCGGGTGCGCCGGGGCCACCTGGTGCGACGGTTCAGCCGCAGGTGAACAACACGTAG
- a CDS encoding Mth938-like domain-containing protein, with protein sequence MASVSVEWGVVRVAGVGEFKDVKLWPGGAREWDWSETGTRHRPGVQPADVAELLEHGANTVVLSTGMDEVLQVPASTVDHLTGQGVAVHVLETRAAVALYNDLAGRAPVGALIHSTC encoded by the coding sequence ATGGCGTCGGTGTCGGTCGAGTGGGGTGTCGTGCGGGTCGCGGGCGTCGGCGAGTTCAAGGACGTCAAGCTGTGGCCGGGCGGGGCGCGCGAGTGGGACTGGTCGGAGACCGGCACCCGGCATCGGCCCGGTGTGCAGCCGGCGGACGTCGCCGAGCTGCTGGAGCACGGCGCCAACACGGTCGTCCTGTCGACCGGCATGGACGAGGTGCTTCAGGTGCCGGCCTCCACGGTGGACCACCTCACCGGGCAGGGCGTGGCGGTGCACGTGCTGGAGACCCGCGCGGCCGTGGCGCTCTACAACGATCTGGCCGGGCGCGCGCCGGTCGGTGCGCTGATCCACTCCACCTGCTGA
- a CDS encoding TetR family transcriptional regulator, which translates to MPGDAASTRRRILDAAIAEFAAYGIAGARVDRIAAASGANKAMIYKYFGNKDQLFDAVFDTIVVQTMDDVPITGDDLPGFAARMWDWHRRRPELLRIATWDRLERDAAGMTADVVRKATTDKTEAIADAQRRGLVDATLPALTLLTMILEISRTGLDQPTTHRAAIETAVRRLITPPHP; encoded by the coding sequence ATGCCCGGAGACGCCGCCAGCACCCGCCGCCGCATCCTCGACGCCGCGATCGCCGAGTTCGCCGCGTACGGCATCGCCGGCGCGCGCGTCGACCGCATCGCGGCAGCGTCCGGCGCGAACAAGGCGATGATCTACAAGTACTTCGGCAACAAGGACCAGCTCTTCGACGCGGTCTTCGACACCATCGTGGTGCAGACCATGGACGACGTCCCGATCACCGGCGACGACCTGCCCGGCTTCGCCGCCCGGATGTGGGACTGGCACCGCCGCCGCCCGGAACTGCTCCGCATCGCCACCTGGGACCGGCTCGAACGCGACGCCGCCGGCATGACCGCCGACGTCGTGCGCAAGGCCACCACCGACAAGACCGAGGCGATCGCCGACGCCCAGCGCCGTGGCCTCGTCGACGCCACGCTCCCGGCCCTCACGCTGCTCACGATGATCCTCGAGATCAGCCGCACCGGCCTGGACCAGCCCACCACGCATCGCGCGGCGATCGAGACCGCGGTCCGGCGCCTGATCACGCCGCCGCATCCCTGA
- a CDS encoding NAD(P)-dependent alcohol dehydrogenase: MPTTANAFAALERDGKLTPWSYQQRDARPHDVRIDVLYCGVCHTDVHQIGPWGRHFPVVPGHETVGRVVEIGAAVTTHAVGDLVAVGPVVDSCRECPPCLAGDETLCLTIATSAYGAEDRHGDGVTRGGFADRIIVDEHFVYRLPDGLDPAAAAPLLCAGSTVFAPLRHWGAGPGTTVGIVGIGGLGHLGVKFARALGAHVVAFTTTAAKAADARRLGAHEVVLAGDAAQPVNRLDLIIDTVPAVHPMTPLVQALRTDGTLVTVGLPDTLDVATFAMAVGRKSIAGAGAGGTRVTREMLEFAAAHDITADIELLGTGDLNTALARVAANDVKYRFVIDLKR, translated from the coding sequence ATGCCCACCACCGCCAACGCGTTCGCGGCCCTGGAGCGCGACGGGAAGCTCACACCGTGGAGCTACCAACAGCGCGACGCCCGGCCGCACGACGTGCGCATCGACGTGCTGTACTGCGGGGTCTGCCACACCGACGTGCACCAGATCGGGCCGTGGGGCCGGCACTTCCCGGTCGTCCCGGGGCACGAGACGGTCGGCCGGGTGGTCGAGATCGGCGCGGCGGTGACCACGCACGCCGTGGGCGACCTGGTCGCGGTCGGCCCGGTCGTCGACTCGTGCCGCGAGTGCCCGCCGTGCCTGGCCGGCGACGAGACGCTGTGCCTGACCATCGCCACGTCCGCCTACGGCGCCGAGGACCGGCACGGCGACGGCGTGACCCGCGGCGGGTTCGCCGACCGGATCATCGTGGACGAGCACTTCGTCTACCGGCTGCCGGATGGGCTGGACCCCGCGGCGGCCGCGCCGCTGCTCTGCGCGGGCAGCACGGTCTTCGCGCCGCTGCGGCACTGGGGTGCCGGCCCGGGCACGACCGTCGGCATCGTCGGCATCGGCGGGCTCGGGCACCTCGGCGTGAAGTTCGCCCGGGCGCTCGGCGCACACGTGGTCGCGTTCACCACCACGGCCGCGAAGGCCGCGGACGCGCGGCGGCTGGGCGCGCACGAGGTGGTGCTGGCCGGTGACGCCGCGCAGCCGGTGAACCGCCTCGACCTGATCATCGACACCGTGCCCGCGGTGCACCCGATGACGCCGCTGGTGCAGGCGCTGCGGACGGACGGCACGCTGGTCACCGTGGGCCTGCCGGACACGCTCGACGTGGCGACGTTCGCGATGGCGGTCGGCCGCAAGTCGATCGCCGGGGCGGGCGCGGGCGGCACCCGGGTCACGCGCGAGATGCTGGAGTTCGCCGCCGCGCACGACATCACGGCGGACATCGAGCTGCTCGGCACCGGCGACCTCAACACCGCGCTGGCGCGCGTGGCGGCGAACGACGTGAAGTACCGCTTCGTGATCGACCTCAAGCGGTGA